In the Deltaproteobacteria bacterium genome, CGGCTAGGAGGTACGCTCAAGAGCCCACGGAGGTGATGCGGCAATGATTTATGTAAAGGCCTTGCTCCTTATCGCGCTTTTGTTTCTCGCCATTACATTCGGTATTCAAAACTCCGAAGCGGTGGTCCTCCGCTACTATTTCGGCCTTGCATCGGTCCCCGTCCCACTCTACCTGGTCATCTATGTTGCGATCATCCTGGGAATTCTCGGGGGACTCGCGATCGATCTTTACTCTCGCATCACACTCAGGTCGAGGCTCAAGAAGCTGGAAAAGGCGAACGCGTCCCTCCGGCAAGACCTCGAAAAACTGGAATCCGAGGCGGCAGGCGGGGCGGGCAGCGAGCTGCAGCCCAGGCCCGCCGAAGTCGAGACCGGCCCCGTCGAGGCCCTGCCGTCCAGTACCGAGTCGCAACCGGAGAACCAGCCAGAATCCTCCAAGGATTCAAAGGCCCTGGAATCCGGCAAGGACCGGTAGAGGAGCAGATTCCCGCCAACCGGCGGGAGGAGTCTCCAAGATCAAGAAACCAACTGTTGGAGTTTCTTCGGCTTTCAATCGAGGATTCTTCCATGGGGCCGACTTGACGGTTCGTTGTCTCTTTGACATGAGAGGATCTGTGGAAAGATGAAAATCGAGGTTCGAGATTCAAAGGTGGAAGAGTTCAAGACCGAGGCACTCCTCCTCTACCACTTCAAAGGAGAAAAAACCCTCGTCGATAAGACAGAGAGGATGGATCTGGCCAGCCGAGGATTGATCAGAGAGGTCCTCAGGAGCGGCGATTTCAGGGCGGAACTGTACCAGTCCTCCCTCATATACACCCACGGGAGCGGCCCGGCCAAGCGGATTCTCCTTGTGGGGCTCGGGAGAAAGAGGGAGTTCACCATCGACCGCTGGCGCGGGGCCGCCGCGAAGGGGGCTCAGATCGTCAGGGATCTCGGTGTGAAGGAGTTCGCCACGCCTCTGGTCGAGGGGGCTCTGGAGAGGGTGCCCCTCGATATGCTGGCCCAGGCCCTTGTCGAGGGGGTGGGGCTCGGCCTTTACGATTTCAGTGAGCTGAAGACGGAGAAGCGCAAGAAACCCCATAGAGTCGAGAAGATGAGTATCCTCGAGCCGGACACGGCCCGGGCAGCGGCTGTGCACCAGGGAACCCGAATCGGCGATCTGGTGGTTCAGGGCGTTACCCTCGCCCGCGACCTGGTCTCCCGTCCGGGTAACCTGCAAACGCCTTCGATGATGGCGGGGATTGCCGAGACCATCGCACATGAGTCCGGTTTGGCCTACCGCGTTCTCGATGAGGATGATGCCAAAAGGGAGGGGATGGGGGCCTTTCTCGCCGTGGCCGGCGGGAGTGATGAACCGGCCAAATTCATAGTTCTCGATCATAGGGGGAGCGACAACCCCCCTGTGACGATCGCCCTGGTGGGTAAAGGAGTCACCTTCGACAGCGGTGGAATCTCCATCAAACCCTCTGACAAGATGGAGAGGATGAAGAACGACATGGGAGGAGGCGCCACCGTGCTCGCCGCCATGCAGGTGGTTGGAAAACTCGGACTCCCTCTCAGGGTGGTGGGAATCGTCCCCTGCACGGAGAATCTCCCGAGCGGCAAGGCCTACAAACCTGGAGACGTAGTCACCACCCTCTCGGGCCAGACCATCGAGGTCATCAGTACCGATGCAGAAGGAAGGCTCATCCTAGCCGACGGGCTGACCTATGCCCTCCGCTACAAACCCGATGCCATTATCGATCTGGCCACCCTCACCGGAGCATGCGTAATAGCCCTAGGGGACCGCGTTGCGGGTATGATCGGAAACAACGACAGGCTCAAGGCGAGGATCAAGAGATCGGCCGAGATCACCGGGGAAAAGGTCTGGGAGCTCCCCCTCTGGGAAGAATACCAGGAACAGATCAAGAGCGACTGCGCGGACATGAGAAACGTGGGAGGCCGTGCCGGAGGCACCATTACCGGAGCAGCCCTCCTCAGCCGCTTCGTCCGTAAGACCCCCTGGGTCCACCTGGATATCGCCGGACCCGTATGGACAGAAAAGAACCTCCCTTATACGCCTAAAGGGGCAACAGGGGTGGGGGTCCGCCTGCTCGTCCAGCTTCTCCGTGACTGGACCCACCGGAGCTCGGCCGCCCCTCACCGCTCAAGAAAATCATAGGTTCCCAGCCAAGGGGAGTCTGCTCCGAGGTGAAACCCACCTCCACTGCGGAGCGAAGGATCCGGATCCTGTTCTCTCGCGATGAAGGCGGACTCCCCGAGGCCGGCCGCAACTGCTTGGAGAAACACCCCCTGCGAGTCCCGAAAGTCTCATTCCAAGAATCGAGACACGATAACGAATCAAGAGACCGTGAGGCATGCCCTTCGAAAGGCATAGGATCATTCCTTACTGCTTGGCTTTGACAAAACGCATCCTCAAGTCGTAGAGGATATTTCGGATCAAGGTCTCCTCGTCGGAGGTGAGATTCCCCTTTGTCTTCTCCTGGAGAATCCCCAAGATATCGATGGTCTGCTTGGCCATGGGGAGATTCTTGTTGGGCTTGCTGGTAACCGGATCGGGGATCTCTCCCAGGTGGATCAGGGCCGAAGTGCTCAGGGAGAAAATGAAATTCGAGAAGTTGATCTCCGGAAGAGGAGCTTCCTCCCTACCCTTTGCCTCAGTTCTCTGATCTTCCCCCGGCTTTTCGGCCTCCGCCGCTGCTCCGGGCTCCCCGCCCTTCCCTTCGGCCTTCTCTTCTTTCCGTTCCTCGGTTTTTCCCGCGGCGAAATGCCGCTTGTCCCTTACGGCAAATCCTCTGTCTTTCTCCTCATCCGCCATGTTTTCCTCCATACGACCAGATTCACGGCTATCCTCCCCAGATATCCACGGTGACGTAGCTGGCCCAACGTCCCCTCTGGATCTGGAAAAGGACGCTCCTGCTCATCTCGATAACGCTCATCGCCCTCTTGAACTGGTCGAGATCATCGATCCTTTGATCGGCCACCTGGCGGATCACGTCGCCAGGCTGGACACCTATCCTCCCAAGGATCCTGCTCCGGTCGACTGATGTCACAACCACACCGGAGCGCACGTAGAGATCGTACCTGCGGATCATTTTATCATCGATACCGGCGACTTCAATACCCAGAACAGAACGGGCCAGTCGGAGCCCGTACGCCGCCGGAAAATCCACCCCCAAAAGGGTGATGCGTATCCTCTGTCCACCCCGGAAGACCTGAAAATCGATCTCATCACCCGAGGTGAACTGCCTGACGGCGTGGTAGTAGTCCTCCATGCAAGAAACCTCGATTCCACCCACCCGCTCTATGATGTCTCCCCTCCGGAGCCCTCCCTTCCGGCCGGGACCGCCGGAGACCACCCGGGTCACCACTACTCCCCCCTTCCCCTTGTAATGGAAATGCTCGACCAGGGACGGATCGAGCTCCTGGATCTGAATCCCGATCCAAGCCGGATGAACCTCTCCATAGGCGATCAGGTCGTCGACGATTCTTTTCACCCGGTCGACAGGTATGGCAAATCCGATACCCTGAGCTCCACGGTATATGGCCGTATTGATCCCGATCAGCTCCCCCATGATGTTGAGAAGGGGGCCGCCGCTGTTGCCGGGATTTATGGACGCATCGGTCTGTATGAAGTCGCGGTAGACCCTGTCTCCTGACCTGAAAGAGCGGTGGAGGGAACTGACCACCCCGGCAGTAACGGTGTGGCTGAGGCCGAAGGGGTTCCCGATGGCGATGACCGTCTCGCCGATCATGAGATCCCTCGACGTGCCCATCGCAATGGTCGGAAACGGTCCCCTTCCGGCAATCCTGATCACGGCCAGGTCGGATTCGGGGTCAGAACCGACCAGCCTTCCCTCGAACTCCCTCCCATCGAGGAGTGTGACCTTTATCCTCTCGGCCCTCAGGATCACGTGTTCATTTGTCAGGATCGTTCCATCGGGCCGGATGATTACGCCGGAACCCAGACTCGAGTAGGATCTCGAAGGAGACTCGAAAAAATCCCGGAAAAACTCGTCAAAGAGGGTACCGCCACCGAACTCGTAGAAGGGATTCGTCCCTCCCCCTGAAACCACTCGGGTGCTTATATTGACAACGGCCGGGCCGGCAGCCTCGGCAACACGGACCACGACGTTCCGCCTCGAGATTCCCTCCACCCCGCCCTCTGCCGTCTCCGTCCACGGCGGAACGAAAGGAACCAGGAAAAGAAAGACCAGCAACCACCCGAAACAAGGGTATGCACGGCTGATCGCTCTGCCACCCCGAAGAATCCGGCTCATGACTTCACCCCTCCTCACAGGGGACGAAAAGGGAAACCCGCGAAAAATAATACCATCTATCTCCCCGGCCAGGCAACGTCCCCTGAACCGAGCAGGGACTCGATCCTCCTGCTCGCGGCTTGCAGGAACGTTTGACCCGCAGATGCCGAGACCCGAGGACAAAAATTATTGACAAAGATTCAAAAGAAGGAATAGACTGTGTTTTGTAATTCCCCGGACAGACCGACTTCCCCGGTGTCAGGAGGGGGAGGTTCGGATGATTTGCTAGAAAGGCCCCGCCGAGGAGCCGGAGGCCGGAGCGGGGCGCGACTCGTCGTGGGCCGATAGGTTTCGTGGATAGGACAACCAAGGAGGAAGGGAGATGGCAAGTGCGGAAGAGAAGTTGCTCGACCTGGCGAAACACACCTACGGAACATGGAGGCGCCAGGACCTCTGGAAGAGGCCTTTGGAGATCGTCGATGCCGAAGGCGTGTACATGTTCGACAGGAGCGGCAAGAGGTATCTCGATTTTTCGTCCCAATTGATGTGCTCGAATCTCGGTCACAAGAACAAGGCGATCATCGAGGCGATCGTCAAACAGGCGGAGAAACTGCCCTATGTGGCTCCGGGTTTTGCCACCGAAGCAGGAGAGAGAGCCGTGGAGGCTCTCTTGTCGGTGATGCCTGAGAATCTGGTGAAGTTCTTCTTTTCCACCAGCGGCACGGAGGCCAACGAGGCCGCCCTCAAGATGCTCAGGATGTACAAGGCACCGGACTACAAGGTGATTTCCAGATACCATTCATACCACGGGGCAACCGTTGCAAGCATCACTTTCACCGGTGATCCGAGAAGATGGAGTGCGGAACGGGCCCGCTGTACGGTCGAAGGCGTGAGGTTCGCCCCTGATGCTTACTGCTATCGATGCCCCTTTGGACTCGAGTACGGGGACTGCAATATTCAATGTGCACGCTACCTCGACTACATGATCCAGGAAGAGGGCAATGTGGCCGCCATCATCGCCGAACCCGTGGTAGGGACAAACGGCAGAATCGTCCCGCCGCCCGAGTATTTCCCAATCGTGAGGGAGATATGCGATCGAACCGGGGTTCTTCTGATCTCCGACGAGGTCATGTCGGGCTGGTACAGGACCGGAAAGCTCTTTGCCATACAGAACTGGGACGTTCTTCCGGACATACTCACCACGGCAAAGGGTTGTACCGCCGCATACACGCCCGTGGGGGTTACGGCCACATCGAAGCCGATGGCGGATTTCTTCGAGAATCAGATCATGTCCCACGGCCACACCTATGCGTTCCATCCATTGGCTCTTTCGGCTATTCCGGCAGCCATCGCCGAGTACAAGAAATTGACCGCCACGGATACCCTCCACAGGGGAGCCGAACACCTAAAGAAGAGACTCTACGAATTGGCGGACCGACACGAGTGCATCGGAGATGTGAGGGGAATGGGCCATTTCTGGGCTCTCGAGCTCGTCAAGAATAGGAAGACCAAGGAACTGTTCAATACGAAAATGGATAAGTTCACCGGTGAGAGCCTCATGCCGGAGAAGGTGAGCAAGGATGCCCTGCAGAACGGACTCTTTGTGAACTCGTGGTATGATACCATGGTAATCTCCCCGCCCCTCATCATAACAGAGGACCAGATAGACGAGGGGATTGACGTCCTCGACAAATCCCTGGAGATAGCAGACAGGGAGGTCGTCAGCACCGGTGTCGCCGCCTCGCGAAGCAGCGAGTTCGGGGGGAGAAAATAGGTGGGACCCGCTGGGAAATGGCACTGAACGAAGATTCCACGATTTCCAAGGCCGTCGATGACGCGAGGGAGGGTGCCCCCGAGAAGGGGTGATCTCCTGTTGCCTCAGGCCGCCGGGCCTGGTTTTCGAGATCGATTGGAGCCGGCGTTGAAAGGGCGGGAGCCTCGCCCGCAAATCCCACGGGCGTCCCAGGTGTCGACCAGGTACAAGGGTGGAGAAGGCGGGCCGGGTAGATGCCTATGGCTCATGACGACTCACCCAGACCGGACAGGATATTCGAGGAGATAGAAAGGCCCTACACGGCTCAGGAAGCCGTTGCCGAGGCCAACCGGTGCATCAAGTGCCAGGATGCGCCATGCAACAGGGGATGCCCTGCAGGCATCGATGTCGCCAGGTTCATCCGGCAGATTGCAAACAGGAATTTCGGTGGAGCTATCCGGGTCATTCGAGAGGACAACGTCCTGCCGGGTAGCTGTGCCCGTATCTGCCCCCAGGAGATCCTTTGCGAGGGTAAGTGCAGCAGCACGGAACTCGCAGAGGCTATTCACATCGGAAAACTCCAGAGGTTTGCCGCCGACTACGAGAGAGAAAAGGGGGCAAAGCTCCCGGCAAAAAGGGAACCGACGGGGGTCTCGGTGGCCGTCGTCGGGGCCGGACCTGCAGGTCTTTCGGCGGCAGCAACCCTCGCCAGACTCGGCTATGATGTGGATCTCTTCGAAGGGCGTCCCCTTGCGGGCGGTCTTCTCACCTATGCCATCCCTCCGTTTCGCCTCCCCTATGAGATCGTAAGAGACGAGATCGAGTACATCGAGGCTCTCGGTGTAAAGATCTACAACAATTCCCTGATCGAAGATCTGCCCCCCCTTCTGGAGAGATACGGAGCGGTTTTCCTCGGTCTGGGTTCGGCAGAGTCCAAGAGCCTCGCCGTCGAGGGTGAAGATCTCCATGGAGTTTTCCAGGGGCTTGATCTCTTACGGGAGATCAAGCTTGCACAGATCGAAAACCGGGCGGTCCGTTTTCGGCTCGGCCCGAGGGTCGAGGTGATCGGAGGAGGAGACACGGCTGTCGACGCGGCTGCCAGTGCCAGGCTGCTCGGCGTACCTCATGTGACCCTTCGATATCGAAGAACCGCGATGGAAATGCCTGCCAGGCCCGGAGAGGTGGAGCGGGCTCAGAGGCAAGGGGTGAAGTTGGAGCTGCTCTGTGCTCCGGTTCGCTTTATCGGGCAAGAGGGAACGCTCCGGGCGGTGGAGTACGTGCGACTCAAACTCGGAGAGGAAGATCGTTCGGGCAGACCCCGACCCGTACCGATCGAGGGCTCCAATTTCGTGGTGGAAACCGATACGGCCATCATCGCCGTGGGCCAGACTCCCCGTCAGGGAGGCCTCCAGGGCTTGGAGAGGGACCGCCGGGGCCGCATACGAGTGGATGAGGATACGATGGCCACATCCATCGAAGGGGTCTATTCGGGGGGGGATGCGGTCAACGGTGGTGATACTGCCGTGAGAGCCGTGGGAGACGGAAAAAGGGCTGCCTTTGCCATGGATGAGTATGTCAGGGCAGGGAAGCGAACAATGGGAAACCAAAAGCCCGGATAAGACGAGAAAACCTCTTGGGCCGCTTCGGACAGGGAAAGCCGTGAGGGAGAGGCAGAGATGGGGAGCGGGGACGAGAGGGATCACCCGGCCTTGGCCCCCATATCCAGGGAAAGAAGAGGAGGACCGCCATGAAGATTGTCAAGGAAGCCGATCTAAGCGTGGATTTTTGCGGACTGAAATTTCAGAATCCCTTCGTCCTGTCTTCGGCCCCGCCGGCCACGACAGGTGAGATGATCAAGCGGGCCTTCGACGCTGGATGGGCCGGAGCGGTGACCAAGACCCTGGTGAGAGAGGAGATTGTAAACGTCAAACCCCGCCTCGCCTCTCTTGCCTATCCAGGTTCTCCGGAAGAACCCAAGAAGATCTATGCCCTGGAAAACATCGAATTGGTGTCTGACAGGCCCCTCGATGTCTGGCTCAAGGAGATCGAGGAGATTCGAAAATCCCACCCTGACCACGTGATCATCGCCAGCCTTATGGACGACGCCTCACATCCGGAGGGATGGAAGGAGATGGCCAGGAGAGTAGAGGACGCCGGGGCCGGCATGATCGAGCTGAACATGTCCTGTCCCCATGGAATGCCGGAGAAAGGCATGGGCTCTGCCATCGGCCAGGACGCCGAGCTTGCGGGCCGGGTCACCCGCTGGGTCACCGAGGCCGTCAAGATCCCTGTCATGGCCAAGATGACCCCCAACGTGACCGACATTTCACTCCCCGCAAGAGCCTGCATGGAGAACGGAGCATCGGCGATTTCGGCCATCAACACGGTGGGAGCCATCATAGGAGTCGACCTGGAGACATTTGTACCCAAACCCGCTGTCGCCGGTTTCTCTTCCCACGGCGGTCTCTCCGGAAGGGCCATCAAACCCATCGCTCTGAAGGCCGTCGCCACCATCAGGGAGGCCGTCGATCTGCCCATCTCGGGTATCGGCGGGATAGCCACCTGGGAGGACGCGGCTGAGTTTCTACTCATGGGTGCCTCTACTCTGCAGCTCTGTACCGAGGTCATGGTGAGGGGTTACGGAATCATCGATGACTTGAAGGACGGCCTGAGCAACTACATGGAAGACCACGGTTTTGCTTCCATAGGAGGGATGGTGGGGTTGGCTCTGAAGAAGGTGAGGGCCCTGTCGGATCTGAGCACCGAATACAAGGTGGTCTCCAGCGTGGACGAGGGCAAGTGTGTCAAGTGCGATATCTGTTACGTCTCGTGCAGGGACGCGGGATACCAGGCCATCAGCCTGAGGGAGGATCGAATCCCCGTCGTAGACGAGGAGAAGTGTACGGGCTGTTCTCTCTGTTACCAGGTCTGCCCGGTCTGGGACTGTGTCACCATGAAAGAGGTCACGGCAGGGTGACCGGGGCCTTTCGATGGAACTGCATCGTCCGGGACATGACTGTCGGGAATCGACTGGGAGAAGAAATCGGAGGGAAAAAGGCGAAGCAGGATCTCCGATAAGAAACGGGCAGATCCAAGGGGTTTGCACAGGGCGATCAGCCCTTGATCGGGAGGGAGAGGAAGATGGACATCAAGATCACAAATGGGACAATCATCACGGCTACCGACACCTACCGGGCCGACATAGGAATCGCCAAGGGCAAGATCGTCCAGATCGCAGAGACGATCACGGATGAGGCCGGGGAAGTGATCGACGCAACCGGTGCCTATGTCTTCCCCGGTGCCATCGACATGCATACCCACCTCGACATGCCCTTCATGGGGACTTCCACTTCCGACGATTTCGAGACAGGAACCATCGCGGCCGCTTACGGAGGGACTACCTGTATCGTCGATTTTGCCATCCAGGCAAGGGGACAGTCCCTGAAGCAGACCCTGAGCACATGGAAAGCCAAGGCCAGGGGGAAAGCGGTCTTTGACTACGCCTTCCACGTGGCTATCTCCGATCTTACCGATAGGATTCTCGACGAGATTCCCGGGGCCGTGGCCGAAGGAGTCACCAGTTTCAAAACGTTTCTCGCCTATAAGGACTCGCTCATGATCGACGACGGCGCCCTCTTCGAGATCCTGCGAAGGTGCAGGGAGGCTCGGGCCCTGGTCATGGTCCACGCAGAAAACGGCCACATCATAGATCGCCTGGTCAAAGAGCTTCTGGCGCAGAGAAAGACCGCCCCGAAGTACCATGCCGCCAGCCGCCCCCCCACGGCAGAGGCAGAGGCCACGGGCCGTGCAATCGCCATCGCCGAAATGGCGGGGGCTCCCCTCTACATCGTCCATCTGTCGTGCAGCCAGGCCCTGGAAAAGGTCAGAGAGGCACGGGACAGGGGCCTACCCGTCCTTGCAGAGACATGCCCGCAGTATCTCGTCCTCTCCGAGAAGAACTACGAGGAACCCGGGTTCAACGGGGCCAAGTACGTCATGTCTCCACCCCTCAGGGACAGGTCCAACCACGGCCCTCTCTGGAGAGCCCTGGCCTCCGGCGATCTCCAGGTCATCTCCACGGATCACTGCCCCTTCAACCTGAAAGGACAGAAGGATCTGGGGAAGAAGGATTTCTCCCTCATCCCCAATGGAGCGCCGGGGATCGAGAACCGCCTCTGCCTCATCTTCAACGAAGGAGTGAACAAGAAGAAGATCGGCATCAACCGCTTCGTCGAACTGGTTTCCACCGCCCCGGCCAGGCTCTTCGGCCTCTACCCCGCCAAGGGGACCGTGGCCGTGGGAAGCGACGCCGACCTCGTGGTCTTCGATCCGAGAGAGAGATTCACCATCACAGCAAAGACCAATCACCAGAATGTGGACTATACCCCTTACGAGGGTTACAGGGGCAGGGGCGTGCCCCGTGTGGTACTCTCCCGGGGTGCTGTCCTGGTAAAAGAGGGGAGGTTTCTGGGCCGACCAGGCCGGGGCAGGTACGTCAAGCGGAAACCCTTCAGCCTGATGTGAGAGCAAGGACTCCAAAGGCATTGTCCGGCCCAGGCAACATCGAGGCTACCCG is a window encoding:
- a CDS encoding DUF1844 domain-containing protein — its product is MADEEKDRGFAVRDKRHFAAGKTEERKEEKAEGKGGEPGAAAEAEKPGEDQRTEAKGREEAPLPEINFSNFIFSLSTSALIHLGEIPDPVTSKPNKNLPMAKQTIDILGILQEKTKGNLTSDEETLIRNILYDLRMRFVKAKQ
- the preA gene encoding NAD-dependent dihydropyrimidine dehydrogenase subunit PreA; protein product: MKIVKEADLSVDFCGLKFQNPFVLSSAPPATTGEMIKRAFDAGWAGAVTKTLVREEIVNVKPRLASLAYPGSPEEPKKIYALENIELVSDRPLDVWLKEIEEIRKSHPDHVIIASLMDDASHPEGWKEMARRVEDAGAGMIELNMSCPHGMPEKGMGSAIGQDAELAGRVTRWVTEAVKIPVMAKMTPNVTDISLPARACMENGASAISAINTVGAIIGVDLETFVPKPAVAGFSSHGGLSGRAIKPIALKAVATIREAVDLPISGIGGIATWEDAAEFLLMGASTLQLCTEVMVRGYGIIDDLKDGLSNYMEDHGFASIGGMVGLALKKVRALSDLSTEYKVVSSVDEGKCVKCDICYVSCRDAGYQAISLREDRIPVVDEEKCTGCSLCYQVCPVWDCVTMKEVTAG
- a CDS encoding NAD(P)-dependent oxidoreductase, producing the protein MPMAHDDSPRPDRIFEEIERPYTAQEAVAEANRCIKCQDAPCNRGCPAGIDVARFIRQIANRNFGGAIRVIREDNVLPGSCARICPQEILCEGKCSSTELAEAIHIGKLQRFAADYEREKGAKLPAKREPTGVSVAVVGAGPAGLSAAATLARLGYDVDLFEGRPLAGGLLTYAIPPFRLPYEIVRDEIEYIEALGVKIYNNSLIEDLPPLLERYGAVFLGLGSAESKSLAVEGEDLHGVFQGLDLLREIKLAQIENRAVRFRLGPRVEVIGGGDTAVDAAASARLLGVPHVTLRYRRTAMEMPARPGEVERAQRQGVKLELLCAPVRFIGQEGTLRAVEYVRLKLGEEDRSGRPRPVPIEGSNFVVETDTAIIAVGQTPRQGGLQGLERDRRGRIRVDEDTMATSIEGVYSGGDAVNGGDTAVRAVGDGKRAAFAMDEYVRAGKRTMGNQKPG
- a CDS encoding LapA family protein — protein: MIYVKALLLIALLFLAITFGIQNSEAVVLRYYFGLASVPVPLYLVIYVAIILGILGGLAIDLYSRITLRSRLKKLEKANASLRQDLEKLESEAAGGAGSELQPRPAEVETGPVEALPSSTESQPENQPESSKDSKALESGKDR
- a CDS encoding leucyl aminopeptidase; the encoded protein is MKIEVRDSKVEEFKTEALLLYHFKGEKTLVDKTERMDLASRGLIREVLRSGDFRAELYQSSLIYTHGSGPAKRILLVGLGRKREFTIDRWRGAAAKGAQIVRDLGVKEFATPLVEGALERVPLDMLAQALVEGVGLGLYDFSELKTEKRKKPHRVEKMSILEPDTARAAAVHQGTRIGDLVVQGVTLARDLVSRPGNLQTPSMMAGIAETIAHESGLAYRVLDEDDAKREGMGAFLAVAGGSDEPAKFIVLDHRGSDNPPVTIALVGKGVTFDSGGISIKPSDKMERMKNDMGGGATVLAAMQVVGKLGLPLRVVGIVPCTENLPSGKAYKPGDVVTTLSGQTIEVISTDAEGRLILADGLTYALRYKPDAIIDLATLTGACVIALGDRVAGMIGNNDRLKARIKRSAEITGEKVWELPLWEEYQEQIKSDCADMRNVGGRAGGTITGAALLSRFVRKTPWVHLDIAGPVWTEKNLPYTPKGATGVGVRLLVQLLRDWTHRSSAAPHRSRKS
- the hydA gene encoding dihydropyrimidinase, yielding MDIKITNGTIITATDTYRADIGIAKGKIVQIAETITDEAGEVIDATGAYVFPGAIDMHTHLDMPFMGTSTSDDFETGTIAAAYGGTTCIVDFAIQARGQSLKQTLSTWKAKARGKAVFDYAFHVAISDLTDRILDEIPGAVAEGVTSFKTFLAYKDSLMIDDGALFEILRRCREARALVMVHAENGHIIDRLVKELLAQRKTAPKYHAASRPPTAEAEATGRAIAIAEMAGAPLYIVHLSCSQALEKVREARDRGLPVLAETCPQYLVLSEKNYEEPGFNGAKYVMSPPLRDRSNHGPLWRALASGDLQVISTDHCPFNLKGQKDLGKKDFSLIPNGAPGIENRLCLIFNEGVNKKKIGINRFVELVSTAPARLFGLYPAKGTVAVGSDADLVVFDPRERFTITAKTNHQNVDYTPYEGYRGRGVPRVVLSRGAVLVKEGRFLGRPGRGRYVKRKPFSLM
- a CDS encoding aminotransferase class III-fold pyridoxal phosphate-dependent enzyme, with the protein product MASAEEKLLDLAKHTYGTWRRQDLWKRPLEIVDAEGVYMFDRSGKRYLDFSSQLMCSNLGHKNKAIIEAIVKQAEKLPYVAPGFATEAGERAVEALLSVMPENLVKFFFSTSGTEANEAALKMLRMYKAPDYKVISRYHSYHGATVASITFTGDPRRWSAERARCTVEGVRFAPDAYCYRCPFGLEYGDCNIQCARYLDYMIQEEGNVAAIIAEPVVGTNGRIVPPPEYFPIVREICDRTGVLLISDEVMSGWYRTGKLFAIQNWDVLPDILTTAKGCTAAYTPVGVTATSKPMADFFENQIMSHGHTYAFHPLALSAIPAAIAEYKKLTATDTLHRGAEHLKKRLYELADRHECIGDVRGMGHFWALELVKNRKTKELFNTKMDKFTGESLMPEKVSKDALQNGLFVNSWYDTMVISPPLIITEDQIDEGIDVLDKSLEIADREVVSTGVAASRSSEFGGRK
- a CDS encoding trypsin-like peptidase domain-containing protein, coding for MSRILRGGRAISRAYPCFGWLLVFLFLVPFVPPWTETAEGGVEGISRRNVVVRVAEAAGPAVVNISTRVVSGGGTNPFYEFGGGTLFDEFFRDFFESPSRSYSSLGSGVIIRPDGTILTNEHVILRAERIKVTLLDGREFEGRLVGSDPESDLAVIRIAGRGPFPTIAMGTSRDLMIGETVIAIGNPFGLSHTVTAGVVSSLHRSFRSGDRVYRDFIQTDASINPGNSGGPLLNIMGELIGINTAIYRGAQGIGFAIPVDRVKRIVDDLIAYGEVHPAWIGIQIQELDPSLVEHFHYKGKGGVVVTRVVSGGPGRKGGLRRGDIIERVGGIEVSCMEDYYHAVRQFTSGDEIDFQVFRGGQRIRITLLGVDFPAAYGLRLARSVLGIEVAGIDDKMIRRYDLYVRSGVVVTSVDRSRILGRIGVQPGDVIRQVADQRIDDLDQFKRAMSVIEMSRSVLFQIQRGRWASYVTVDIWGG